One Rosa chinensis cultivar Old Blush chromosome 5, RchiOBHm-V2, whole genome shotgun sequence genomic region harbors:
- the LOC112203799 gene encoding uncharacterized protein LOC112203799 → MTARLETKLSLREGEEPVDLGNLRVPGKEFLAHRFHLVGKLNTCRVVVLDSFRSVVRSMWRLTGTVEVQPQGDRFLFTFTHEREVARVKKGGPWGFQSAMILLNDYDGFSEIAEVKLDFVWIWVGLHDLPSGILTEPIVRLVGGTIKGVLEVDRLALRLGDALVRITLAINDSVRLDHRVRVSPTDVLTLQFQYERLLGQCRLCASLNHGGQRCPREDESESDTVVEEVVGMRHPGKEEDVDDDKRAKHSLALVPATLQPKNLGLEFSFEGLVEVNVTSPPKVYKKKGRPRGYRNKVKSAVSVCGGSGSMVSAEDGLGSVHGRLEGAAALLASRAD, encoded by the exons ATGACGGCCAGGCTAGAGACCAAATTGTCGCTCAGAGAGGGTGAGGAACCAGTGGACTTGGGAAACCTTAGGGTTCCGGGGAAGGAGTTTCTTGCTCATCGCTTCCACTTGGTGGGGAAACTCAACACTTGTAGGGTGGTGGTTTTGGATTCATTCCGGAGTGTGGTGCGGTCAATGTGGCGACTGACGGGGACCGTGGAGGTCCAACCACAGGGGGATCGATTTCTGTTCACATTCACTCATGAACGTGAAGTTGCGCGGGTGAAGAAGGGTGGCCCGTGGGGATTTCAAAGTGCTATGATTCTGCTGAATGATTACGATGGCTTTTCGGAGATTGCTGAGGTAAAGCTTGATTTTGTTTGGATCTGGGTTGGGCTTCACGATCTTCCATCGGGTATCTTGACGGAACCCATTGTCCGGCTGGTGGGAGGGACGATCAAAGGGGTTTTGGAGGTGGATCGTTTGGCTCTTAGGCTTGGTGATGCTCTGGTCCGGATTACTCTGGCCATCAATGACTCGGTGCGTTTGGATCATAGAGTTCGGGTTTCGCCCACCGACGTCCTCACTTTGCAGTTTCAGTATGAGCGGCTTTTGGGGCAGTGCAGGTTGTGTGCCTCCTTGAATCATGGAGGACAGAGGTGTCCGAGGGAGGATGAGTCGGAGAGCGACACTGTGGTGGAGGAGG TGGTAGGGATGCGCCATCCTGGGAAGGAAGAGGATGTGGATGACGATAAAAGAGCTAAACATAGTTTAGCTCTGGTTCCAGCCACTCTGCAACCGAAAAACCTAGGTCTGGAATTCTCCTTTGAAGGTTTGGTGGAGGTGAATGTGACGTCGCCTCCCAAGGTTTACAAGAAGAAGGGCAGGCCTCGAGGATATAGAAACAAGGTTAAGTCGGCGGTGTCTGTGTGTGGTGGCTCCGGGTCTATGGTATCCGCTGAGGATGGTCTTGGCAGTGTGCATGGTAGGCTTGAGGGAGCAGCTGCTTTGCTTGCTTCCCGGGCAGATTAG